The Mugil cephalus isolate CIBA_MC_2020 chromosome 11, CIBA_Mcephalus_1.1, whole genome shotgun sequence genome includes a window with the following:
- the aplp1 gene encoding amyloid beta precursor like protein 1 isoform X1, producing the protein MGHTAIPILMAVLSYCVWENAEAMAMAEVNGPGLQVAEPQIAMFCGLQLLHMNIQTGQWERDPQGRQGCFKEPSEILSYCQEMYPALPISHIEESKSPVTIPSWCKKGWGHCQTHSFIVLPYRCLEGEYVSEALLVPDRCRFLHREQMDACESYVFWHNIAKEECSADNLELHSYGMLLPCGDRFRGVEYVCCPGRGSSSGKGETEERDIPAGPQILPSQTSGKINSITKVTAPTPSPSPDPDVDEADMEEEDDEVVEEEEEEEEEEEEEVDEEEAAEEEEEDAIVLKDPEDYEYPIESGPYQTSDYLDSLHYEKSHKPTTSPSLMKGDSLTTRPTDGVDVYFEKPVDDTEHANFLRAKTDLEERRMKRINEIMKEWAEADNQSKNLPKSERQALNEHFQSVLQTLEEQVAGERQRLVETHLERVEAILNNNRRLALENYLTAVQSDPPQPERVLQALKRYMSAEQKDRRHTLRHYQHIVAVDPQKAEQMKFQVYTHLHVIEERMNQSLALLYKDPTLAEELHSDIQELVKAERGDISELMTTSFSETRTTEELLPAESEEEKDDEEEEERAFQNRPYPPRIELQSNKREDEYDYTTSERGPTDEYEEKINTSAELKQAAKPNEIARDELQPDALETFNRGAMVGLLVVAVAIAMVMVISLLLVRRKPYGTISHGIVEQVDPMLTPEERQLNKMQNHGYENPTYKFFEQMN; encoded by the exons GCTATGGCCATGGCCGAGGTGAACGGGCCGGGCCTCCAGGTGGCGGAGCCGCAGATCGCCATGTTCTGCGGCCTTCAGCTCCTGCACATGAACATACAGACTGGCCAGTGGGAGCGGGATCCTCAGGGCCGCCAGGGCTGCTTCAAAGAGCCCAGTGAAATCCTGTCCTACTGTCAGGAG ATGTACCCAGCTCTTCCAATCTCCCACATAGAGGAGTCAAAAAGTCCTGTCACCATCCCTTCCTGGTGTAAGAAGGGTTGGGGCCACTGCCAGACACACTCCTTCATAGTCCTGCCCTACCGCTGCCTGG AGGGGGAGTATGTGAGCGAGGCCCTGCTGGTGCCCGACCGATGCCGCTTCCTTCACCGGGAGCAGATGGATGCCTGCGAGAGCTACGTCTTCTGGCACAACATCGCTAAGGAG GAATGCTCTGCAGACAATCTGGAGCTCCACAGCTACGGGATGCTGCTTCCATGTGGGGATAGGTTTCGGGGCGTTGAATACGTCTGCTGCCCAGGCCGAGGGAGCTCTAGCGGTAAAGGGGAGACGGAGGAAAGAGACATCCCCGCTGGTCCGCAGATACTTCCATCCCAGACGAGTGGAAAAATCAACTCAAT CACCAAAGTGACAGCTCCCACCCCAAGCCCCTCTCCTGATCCAGACGTGGACGAGGCCGAcatggaagaggaggatgacgaggtggtggaagaggaggaggaggaggaggaggaagaggaggaggaagttgatgaggaggaggcggcagaagaggaagaagaagacgcaATAGTCCTGAAAGATCCAGAGGACTATGAATACCCCATTGAATCAGGTCCCTACCAGACATCAGACTATCTGGACTCCTTGCACTACGAGAAAAGCCATAAACCAACCACCTCGCCATCTCTGATGAAGGGAGACAGCT TGACGACTCGTCCCACAGATGGCGTCGATGTTTATTTCGAGAAGCCGGTGGACGACACTGAGCATGCCAACTTCTTGCGTGCCAAGACAGACCTGGAGGAGCGCAGGATGAAGCGCATCAATGAG ATCATGAAGGAATGGGCAGAGGCCGACAATCAATCAAAAAATCTTCCAAAGTCAGAGCGACAGGCCTTGAATGAG CACTTCCAGTCTGTGCTGCAGACGTTGGAGGAGCAGGTCGCTGGGGAGAGGCAGAGGCTGGTAGAGACCCATCTCGAAAGAGTCGAGGCCATACTCAACAACAACCGCCGCCTGGCCCTGGAGAACTATCTGACTGCTGTACAATCCGACCCCCCTCAG CCTGAACGCGTGCTGCAGGCTCTGAAGCGGTACATGTCTGCAGAGCAGAAGGACCGCAGACACACGCTGAGGCATTACCAGCACATTGTCGCTGTTGACCCCCAGAAGGCTGAGCAGATGAAATTCCAG gtGTACACACATCTCCATGTGATTGAGGAGAGAATGAACCAGAGTCTTGCACTACTGTACAAGGACCCTACATTAGCCGAGGAACTACACAGCGATATCC AGGAGCTGGTCAAGGCGGAACGAGGAGACATCAGCGAGCTCATGACCACCTCATTCTCCGAGACTCGCACTACTGAGGAGCTTCTGCCAGCCGAGagcgaggaggagaaggacgatgaagaggaagaggaaagggcCTTCCAGAACAGGCCTTATCCCCCCCGCATTG AGCTGCAGTCAAATAAGAGAG AGGATGAATACGATTATACCACGTCTGAGAGAGGCCCTACTGACGAATATGAGGAAAAG ATCAACACCTCTGCAGAGCTCAAGCAGGCTGCCAAGCCCAATGAAATTGCAAGAGATGAACTG CAACCCGACGCCTTGGAGACGTTTAACCGCGGCGCCATGGTGGGGTTGCTGGTGGTAGCTGTTGCTATTGCCATGGTGATGGTAATCAGTCTGCTGCTGGTGCGCAGGAAGCCATACGGCACCATCAGCCACGGCATTGTAGAG CAGGTCGACCCCATGCTAACGCCCGAAGAGCGACAgctgaacaaaatgcaaaaccaTGGCTATGAAAACCCTACCTACAAATTCTTTGAACAGATGAACTGA
- the aplp1 gene encoding amyloid beta precursor like protein 1 isoform X2 produces MGHTAIPILMAVLSYCVWENAEAMAMAEVNGPGLQVAEPQIAMFCGLQLLHMNIQTGQWERDPQGRQGCFKEPSEILSYCQEMYPALPISHIEESKSPVTIPSWCKKGWGHCQTHSFIVLPYRCLEGEYVSEALLVPDRCRFLHREQMDACESYVFWHNIAKEECSADNLELHSYGMLLPCGDRFRGVEYVCCPGRGSSSGKGETEERDIPAGPQILPSQTSGKINSITKVTAPTPSPSPDPDVDEADMEEEDDEVVEEEEEEEEEEEEEVDEEEAAEEEEEDAIVLKDPEDYEYPIESGPYQTSDYLDSLHYEKSHKPTTSPSLMKGDSLTTRPTDGVDVYFEKPVDDTEHANFLRAKTDLEERRMKRINEIMKEWAEADNQSKNLPKSERQALNEHFQSVLQTLEEQVAGERQRLVETHLERVEAILNNNRRLALENYLTAVQSDPPQPERVLQALKRYMSAEQKDRRHTLRHYQHIVAVDPQKAEQMKFQVYTHLHVIEERMNQSLALLYKDPTLAEELHSDIQELVKAERGDISELMTTSFSETRTTEELLPAESEEEKDDEEEEERAFQNRPYPPRIELQSNKREDEYDYTTSERGPTDEYEEKINTSAELKQAAKPNEIARDELQPDALETFNRGAMVGLLVVAVAIAMVMVISLLLVRRKPYGTISHGIVEVDPMLTPEERQLNKMQNHGYENPTYKFFEQMN; encoded by the exons GCTATGGCCATGGCCGAGGTGAACGGGCCGGGCCTCCAGGTGGCGGAGCCGCAGATCGCCATGTTCTGCGGCCTTCAGCTCCTGCACATGAACATACAGACTGGCCAGTGGGAGCGGGATCCTCAGGGCCGCCAGGGCTGCTTCAAAGAGCCCAGTGAAATCCTGTCCTACTGTCAGGAG ATGTACCCAGCTCTTCCAATCTCCCACATAGAGGAGTCAAAAAGTCCTGTCACCATCCCTTCCTGGTGTAAGAAGGGTTGGGGCCACTGCCAGACACACTCCTTCATAGTCCTGCCCTACCGCTGCCTGG AGGGGGAGTATGTGAGCGAGGCCCTGCTGGTGCCCGACCGATGCCGCTTCCTTCACCGGGAGCAGATGGATGCCTGCGAGAGCTACGTCTTCTGGCACAACATCGCTAAGGAG GAATGCTCTGCAGACAATCTGGAGCTCCACAGCTACGGGATGCTGCTTCCATGTGGGGATAGGTTTCGGGGCGTTGAATACGTCTGCTGCCCAGGCCGAGGGAGCTCTAGCGGTAAAGGGGAGACGGAGGAAAGAGACATCCCCGCTGGTCCGCAGATACTTCCATCCCAGACGAGTGGAAAAATCAACTCAAT CACCAAAGTGACAGCTCCCACCCCAAGCCCCTCTCCTGATCCAGACGTGGACGAGGCCGAcatggaagaggaggatgacgaggtggtggaagaggaggaggaggaggaggaggaagaggaggaggaagttgatgaggaggaggcggcagaagaggaagaagaagacgcaATAGTCCTGAAAGATCCAGAGGACTATGAATACCCCATTGAATCAGGTCCCTACCAGACATCAGACTATCTGGACTCCTTGCACTACGAGAAAAGCCATAAACCAACCACCTCGCCATCTCTGATGAAGGGAGACAGCT TGACGACTCGTCCCACAGATGGCGTCGATGTTTATTTCGAGAAGCCGGTGGACGACACTGAGCATGCCAACTTCTTGCGTGCCAAGACAGACCTGGAGGAGCGCAGGATGAAGCGCATCAATGAG ATCATGAAGGAATGGGCAGAGGCCGACAATCAATCAAAAAATCTTCCAAAGTCAGAGCGACAGGCCTTGAATGAG CACTTCCAGTCTGTGCTGCAGACGTTGGAGGAGCAGGTCGCTGGGGAGAGGCAGAGGCTGGTAGAGACCCATCTCGAAAGAGTCGAGGCCATACTCAACAACAACCGCCGCCTGGCCCTGGAGAACTATCTGACTGCTGTACAATCCGACCCCCCTCAG CCTGAACGCGTGCTGCAGGCTCTGAAGCGGTACATGTCTGCAGAGCAGAAGGACCGCAGACACACGCTGAGGCATTACCAGCACATTGTCGCTGTTGACCCCCAGAAGGCTGAGCAGATGAAATTCCAG gtGTACACACATCTCCATGTGATTGAGGAGAGAATGAACCAGAGTCTTGCACTACTGTACAAGGACCCTACATTAGCCGAGGAACTACACAGCGATATCC AGGAGCTGGTCAAGGCGGAACGAGGAGACATCAGCGAGCTCATGACCACCTCATTCTCCGAGACTCGCACTACTGAGGAGCTTCTGCCAGCCGAGagcgaggaggagaaggacgatgaagaggaagaggaaagggcCTTCCAGAACAGGCCTTATCCCCCCCGCATTG AGCTGCAGTCAAATAAGAGAG AGGATGAATACGATTATACCACGTCTGAGAGAGGCCCTACTGACGAATATGAGGAAAAG ATCAACACCTCTGCAGAGCTCAAGCAGGCTGCCAAGCCCAATGAAATTGCAAGAGATGAACTG CAACCCGACGCCTTGGAGACGTTTAACCGCGGCGCCATGGTGGGGTTGCTGGTGGTAGCTGTTGCTATTGCCATGGTGATGGTAATCAGTCTGCTGCTGGTGCGCAGGAAGCCATACGGCACCATCAGCCACGGCATTGTAGAG GTCGACCCCATGCTAACGCCCGAAGAGCGACAgctgaacaaaatgcaaaaccaTGGCTATGAAAACCCTACCTACAAATTCTTTGAACAGATGAACTGA